From the genome of Homalodisca vitripennis isolate AUS2020 chromosome 8, UT_GWSS_2.1, whole genome shotgun sequence, one region includes:
- the LOC124367410 gene encoding uncharacterized protein LOC124367410, translated as MDSLNPYWLNDNYLAQVLRSVEDGAKEVKVIKYRCQRAVPPGANYLSHLFRVSVEYKTDRVKTVSLIIKTPLESGFVREVMEKMRVNTQELKVYNEILPKMYALHSMRISATPFLCPLKSFLVLEDLRENGYKMADRLQQLDFVHCHRFLESLARFHALSVLAQQRHPELFEEFRLHPFFPKDDPEGSKLTMQEQTITIMNRHVDTVEKLEDCERFVGMIRKISIRFWDKMVEITTPGDGLLVLNHGDTWTNNIMFKYNDTGDVVDVKLVDFQLSHLNSFALDIILFWFSSANEVVRDHHREELFEVYRQTLNTTLSELQCNEALSKEDFDLEMKAKAPFAIQVTQGLLGVAMADPQCVQDVTTPETNDALMYCFTQNFKSKYYREVLPRTLAQIEDFGAFQ; from the coding sequence ATGGATAGTCTCAATCCTTATTGGCTGAATGATAATTATCTTGCCCAAGTCCTGCGGTCAGTGGAGGATGGAGCCAAGGAAGTGAAAGTGATCAAATACAGATGCCAGCGTGCTGTTCCACCAGGAGCTAACTATCTGAGTCATCTGTTCAGAGTCAGCGTGGAGTACAAGACTGATCGAGTTAAGACTGTATCTCTCATCATCAAAACCCCACTGGAGTCTGGATTTGTACGGGAGGTAATGGAAAAAATGAGAGTAAACACACAGGAGCTTAAAGTGTACAATGAAATTCTTCCGAAGATGTATGCCTTACATAGCATGAGGATATCAGCAACACCGTTCCTTTGCCCTTTGAAGAGTTTTCTAGTGCTGGAAGATCTTCGGGAAAATGGATATAAGATGGCAGACAGGTTGCAACAGCTGGACTTTGTTCATTGCCATCGTTTCCTCGAGAGTCTAGCGAGATTTCATGCCTTGTCGGTGTTAGCACAGCAGAGACACCCCGAGCTGTTTGAGGAGTTCAGGCTGCACCCATTCTTCCCAAAAGATGACCCTGAGGGTTCAAAACTAACAATGCAGGAGCAAACAATAACTATAATGAACAGACATGTTGATACCGTCGAGAAACTGGAAGATTGTGAGCGCTTTGTTGGAATGATTCGTAAAATTTCCATTCGTTTCTGGGATAAAATGGTCGAGATCACGACACCTGGGGATGGACTATTAGTCCTAAACCACGGTGATACCTGGACCAACAATATCATGTTCAAGTACAACGACACTGGCGATGTTGTAGATGTCAAATTGGTTGATTTCCAACTGAGCCATTTGAACTCGTTTGCGTTGGACATTATTTTATTCTGGTTTAGCAGCGCCAACGAGGTCGTTCGAGATCACCACCGAGAAGAGCTTTTTGAAGTTTACCGACAAACTTTGAACACGACTCTGTCTGAGCTACAGTGTAATGAGGCTCTTTCAAAAGAAGACTTTGATCTTGAGATGAAAGCCAAGGCTCCGTTTGCGATTCAGGTCACGCAAGGCCTGCTAGGAGTAGCAATGGCAGATCCGCAATGTGTACAGGATGTCACAACACCGGAGACTAACGACGCCCTTATGTACTGTTTTACACAGAATTTTAAGAGCAAATATTATCGAGAGGTATTGCCTAGAACTTTAGCACAGATTGAAGACTTTGGTGCATTTCAatag